The Cottoperca gobio chromosome 6, fCotGob3.1, whole genome shotgun sequence genome has a segment encoding these proteins:
- the vps9d1 gene encoding VPS9 domain-containing protein 1 isoform X1: protein MATADSGAKPLQNAMKMAKLAIQLDGENKHKEAYCEYLRTINFISHALLEEAGSQTSDDRDVVAVEVGRMLRLAEQCLERAKLFIGKRADLPDLSASVSTPFSCSPGQSELHQTAVLPAAIAANTVPSSDTPADAGCKATSPTKTGHRRVLSDGSGELSPFLPPEVFQRLQTVESQDTSKNRELTPIEQASRLNQKLKANYEARLARLAPGQAYQKTSLTLSLQRQMMENLIIAKARQDALQRKMEERRLRLQEEANRRFAASGAEEQEQRVLYANVLEYEQDHDWPKLWKANMRKNPDDVTLVSGVVSYLLSRSDHPVVKLLRKHQYRVYNRLYPIVSKGLPQSPALPLRPSRSTHNLLHPETSTKPTRGSSVSGQSFSPGLSLSPSLSHYLYTNYDDEEGEEPHAQVMVERENSFEDLEQFLTQLDWARLHCSTDDTGSDSEVTRDPSMQPEQDEGGIQELEMRALTEHLKAVVKDIHIAIDQLLSLCLLSFECLNTASSKDLCLASIEEAFFTPLWSALVALFRRVHREREQAFETSMKLYRDVSPGDVGVPFKLFPEESDSRQVSYPYESAVQELKLLLKDCCPQRKLECIVRTLRLICACAENYRCLHEVDSTPKTAAIGADDLLPILSFVALRCQCPQLVSECAALEEFIHEGYLIGEEGYCLTSMQSALAYVESLHTGGTLLPADKIL, encoded by the exons ATGGCTACTGCTGACAGTGGGGCTAAACCCCTTCAAAATGCTATGAAAATGGCAAAACTAGCAATACAGCTGGACGGAGAGAACAAACACAAG GAAGCTTACTGTGAATACCTCCGGACGATCAACTTCATATCACATGCACTTTTGGAGGAAGCTGGGTCACAAA cCTCAGATGACAGGGATGTGGTAGCGGTGGAGGTGGGGCGGATGTTGAGGCTGGCTGAGCAATGTCTGGAGCGAGCCAAGTTATTTATAGGGAAGAGAGCTGACCTCCCTGACCTCTCTGCTTCCGTCTCCACTCCCTTTTCCTGCTCACCTGGCCAATCAGAGCTACATCAGACTGCTGTCCTCCCAGCCGCCATTGCTGCAAACACTG TCCCTTCATCTGATACTCCTGCTGACGCAGGGTGTAAAGCAACCAGCCCAACAAAGACCGGTCACCGCAGGGTGTTGTCAGATGGTAGCGGGGAGCTCTCCCCTTTTCTGCCTCCTGAAGTCTTCCAGAGACTTCAAACAGTGGAGTCACAGGACACAAGCAAGAA cAGGGAGCTGACACCCATTGAACAAGCATCACGCTTGAATCAGAAGTTGAAAGCCAATTATGAAGCTCGTCTGGCAAGGCTCGCACCTGGTCAGGCCTACCAGAAGACATCtttg ACGCTCTCTCTCCAGCGGCAGATGATGGAGAACCTCATCATAGCAAAAGCCAGGCAGGATGCT CTCCAGcggaagatggaggagagaagacTAAGGCTACAGGAAGAGGCCAACCG GAGATTTGCAGCATCTGGGGCAGAGGAGCAAGAGCAGCGTGTTCTCTATGCCAACGTACTGGAATATGAGCAAGACCAC GATTGGCCCAAACTGTGGAAAGCAAACATGAGGAAGAATCCTGATGATGTCACATTAGTCTCAGGTGTAGTCTCCTACCTGCTCAG CCGGTCTGACCACCCAGTAGTGAAGCTGCTGAGGAAACACCAGTACCGGGTTTACAACAGGCTCTACCCCATCGTCAGTAAAGGCCTCCCCCAGAGTCCAGCCCTGCCACTGAGGCCTTCTCGCAGCACTCACAACCTCCTTCATCCAG AGACTTCGACAAAGCCAACCAGGGGCAGTAGCGTTAGTGGCCAGAGCTTCAGCCCGGGGTTGTCTCTTTCCCCCTCACTCTCTCATTACCTCTACACCAACTATGATGATGAAGAAGGGGAGGAGCCTCACGCACAGGTGATGGTGGAGCGGGAGAACTCGTTTGAAGATCTGGAGCAGTTCCTGACCCAGTTGGACTGGGCCCGGCTTCACTGCAGCACAGATGACACTGGCTCGGACTCAGAAGTGACCCGTGATCCCTCGATGCAGCCAGAGCAGGACGAGGGTGGCATCCAGGAGCTGGAGATGAGAGCACTGACTGAACACCTAAAGGCTGTTGTCAAAGACATTCATATTGCAATTG aTCAACTACTGTCACTGTGTTTGCTATCCTTTGAGTGTCTAAACACAGCCAGCTCTAAAGACTTGTGCCTCGCCAGCATAGAAGAAGCCTTCTTCACACCGCTGTGGAGCGCCCTGGTGGCTCTTTTCAG GAGGGTCCATAGGGAAAGGGAACAGGCCTTTGAGACCAGTATGAAGCTGTACCGGGATGTTTCACCTGGAGATGTTGGTGTTCCTTTCAAACTGTTCCCTGAAGAATCTGACTCGCGGCAGGTTTCCTACCCGTACGAGTCTGCCGTTCAGGAGCTTAAGCTTCTGCTCAAAGACTGCTGTCCACAGAGGAAGTTGGAATGTATTG TTAGGACATTACGGCTGATCTGTGCCTGCGCTGAGAATTACAGGTGTCTTCATGAGGTGGACTCTACACCAAAAACAGCCGCCAT CGGTGCAGATGACCTGTTGCCCATCCTGTCCTTTGTGGCTCTGCGGTGCCAGTGTCCTCAGCTGGTGTCTGAATGCGCTGCTTTGGAGGAGTTCATTCATGAAGG CTATTTGATAGGAGAGGAAGGCTACTGTCTGACCTCCATGCAGAGTGCCTTGGCCTATGTTGAGTCATTGCACACTGGAGGAACACTTCTCCCTGCAGACAAAATCTTATGA
- the vps9d1 gene encoding VPS9 domain-containing protein 1 isoform X2, whose amino-acid sequence MGYLRLDNTQLNSRTQSTPLIHLFGENYLSSQKKKMIPKMLRRQVELRAYWRKLKAFVKTLSLQRQMMENLIIAKARQDALQRKMEERRLRLQEEANRRFAASGAEEQEQRVLYANVLEYEQDHDWPKLWKANMRKNPDDVTLVSGVVSYLLSRSDHPVVKLLRKHQYRVYNRLYPIVSKGLPQSPALPLRPSRSTHNLLHPETSTKPTRGSSVSGQSFSPGLSLSPSLSHYLYTNYDDEEGEEPHAQVMVERENSFEDLEQFLTQLDWARLHCSTDDTGSDSEVTRDPSMQPEQDEGGIQELEMRALTEHLKAVVKDIHIAIDQLLSLCLLSFECLNTASSKDLCLASIEEAFFTPLWSALVALFRRVHREREQAFETSMKLYRDVSPGDVGVPFKLFPEESDSRQVSYPYESAVQELKLLLKDCCPQRKLECIVRTLRLICACAENYRCLHEVDSTPKTAAIGADDLLPILSFVALRCQCPQLVSECAALEEFIHEGYLIGEEGYCLTSMQSALAYVESLHTGGTLLPADKIL is encoded by the exons ATGGGTTATTTAAGGCTAGACAACACTCAGCTGAATAGCAGAACTCAATCTACTCCTCTTATTCATCTCTTTGGTGAAAACTATCTCTCCagtcagaaaaaaaagatg ATACCGAAAATGCTTCGGCGTCAGGTGGAGCTACGTGCTTACTGGAGAAAACTAAAGGCGTTTGTAAAG ACGCTCTCTCTCCAGCGGCAGATGATGGAGAACCTCATCATAGCAAAAGCCAGGCAGGATGCT CTCCAGcggaagatggaggagagaagacTAAGGCTACAGGAAGAGGCCAACCG GAGATTTGCAGCATCTGGGGCAGAGGAGCAAGAGCAGCGTGTTCTCTATGCCAACGTACTGGAATATGAGCAAGACCAC GATTGGCCCAAACTGTGGAAAGCAAACATGAGGAAGAATCCTGATGATGTCACATTAGTCTCAGGTGTAGTCTCCTACCTGCTCAG CCGGTCTGACCACCCAGTAGTGAAGCTGCTGAGGAAACACCAGTACCGGGTTTACAACAGGCTCTACCCCATCGTCAGTAAAGGCCTCCCCCAGAGTCCAGCCCTGCCACTGAGGCCTTCTCGCAGCACTCACAACCTCCTTCATCCAG AGACTTCGACAAAGCCAACCAGGGGCAGTAGCGTTAGTGGCCAGAGCTTCAGCCCGGGGTTGTCTCTTTCCCCCTCACTCTCTCATTACCTCTACACCAACTATGATGATGAAGAAGGGGAGGAGCCTCACGCACAGGTGATGGTGGAGCGGGAGAACTCGTTTGAAGATCTGGAGCAGTTCCTGACCCAGTTGGACTGGGCCCGGCTTCACTGCAGCACAGATGACACTGGCTCGGACTCAGAAGTGACCCGTGATCCCTCGATGCAGCCAGAGCAGGACGAGGGTGGCATCCAGGAGCTGGAGATGAGAGCACTGACTGAACACCTAAAGGCTGTTGTCAAAGACATTCATATTGCAATTG aTCAACTACTGTCACTGTGTTTGCTATCCTTTGAGTGTCTAAACACAGCCAGCTCTAAAGACTTGTGCCTCGCCAGCATAGAAGAAGCCTTCTTCACACCGCTGTGGAGCGCCCTGGTGGCTCTTTTCAG GAGGGTCCATAGGGAAAGGGAACAGGCCTTTGAGACCAGTATGAAGCTGTACCGGGATGTTTCACCTGGAGATGTTGGTGTTCCTTTCAAACTGTTCCCTGAAGAATCTGACTCGCGGCAGGTTTCCTACCCGTACGAGTCTGCCGTTCAGGAGCTTAAGCTTCTGCTCAAAGACTGCTGTCCACAGAGGAAGTTGGAATGTATTG TTAGGACATTACGGCTGATCTGTGCCTGCGCTGAGAATTACAGGTGTCTTCATGAGGTGGACTCTACACCAAAAACAGCCGCCAT CGGTGCAGATGACCTGTTGCCCATCCTGTCCTTTGTGGCTCTGCGGTGCCAGTGTCCTCAGCTGGTGTCTGAATGCGCTGCTTTGGAGGAGTTCATTCATGAAGG CTATTTGATAGGAGAGGAAGGCTACTGTCTGACCTCCATGCAGAGTGCCTTGGCCTATGTTGAGTCATTGCACACTGGAGGAACACTTCTCCCTGCAGACAAAATCTTATGA
- the vps9d1 gene encoding VPS9 domain-containing protein 1 isoform X3 — translation MLRRQVELRAYWRKLKAFVKTLSLQRQMMENLIIAKARQDALQRKMEERRLRLQEEANRRFAASGAEEQEQRVLYANVLEYEQDHDWPKLWKANMRKNPDDVTLVSGVVSYLLSRSDHPVVKLLRKHQYRVYNRLYPIVSKGLPQSPALPLRPSRSTHNLLHPETSTKPTRGSSVSGQSFSPGLSLSPSLSHYLYTNYDDEEGEEPHAQVMVERENSFEDLEQFLTQLDWARLHCSTDDTGSDSEVTRDPSMQPEQDEGGIQELEMRALTEHLKAVVKDIHIAIDQLLSLCLLSFECLNTASSKDLCLASIEEAFFTPLWSALVALFRRVHREREQAFETSMKLYRDVSPGDVGVPFKLFPEESDSRQVSYPYESAVQELKLLLKDCCPQRKLECIVRTLRLICACAENYRCLHEVDSTPKTAAIGADDLLPILSFVALRCQCPQLVSECAALEEFIHEGYLIGEEGYCLTSMQSALAYVESLHTGGTLLPADKIL, via the exons ATGCTTCGGCGTCAGGTGGAGCTACGTGCTTACTGGAGAAAACTAAAGGCGTTTGTAAAG ACGCTCTCTCTCCAGCGGCAGATGATGGAGAACCTCATCATAGCAAAAGCCAGGCAGGATGCT CTCCAGcggaagatggaggagagaagacTAAGGCTACAGGAAGAGGCCAACCG GAGATTTGCAGCATCTGGGGCAGAGGAGCAAGAGCAGCGTGTTCTCTATGCCAACGTACTGGAATATGAGCAAGACCAC GATTGGCCCAAACTGTGGAAAGCAAACATGAGGAAGAATCCTGATGATGTCACATTAGTCTCAGGTGTAGTCTCCTACCTGCTCAG CCGGTCTGACCACCCAGTAGTGAAGCTGCTGAGGAAACACCAGTACCGGGTTTACAACAGGCTCTACCCCATCGTCAGTAAAGGCCTCCCCCAGAGTCCAGCCCTGCCACTGAGGCCTTCTCGCAGCACTCACAACCTCCTTCATCCAG AGACTTCGACAAAGCCAACCAGGGGCAGTAGCGTTAGTGGCCAGAGCTTCAGCCCGGGGTTGTCTCTTTCCCCCTCACTCTCTCATTACCTCTACACCAACTATGATGATGAAGAAGGGGAGGAGCCTCACGCACAGGTGATGGTGGAGCGGGAGAACTCGTTTGAAGATCTGGAGCAGTTCCTGACCCAGTTGGACTGGGCCCGGCTTCACTGCAGCACAGATGACACTGGCTCGGACTCAGAAGTGACCCGTGATCCCTCGATGCAGCCAGAGCAGGACGAGGGTGGCATCCAGGAGCTGGAGATGAGAGCACTGACTGAACACCTAAAGGCTGTTGTCAAAGACATTCATATTGCAATTG aTCAACTACTGTCACTGTGTTTGCTATCCTTTGAGTGTCTAAACACAGCCAGCTCTAAAGACTTGTGCCTCGCCAGCATAGAAGAAGCCTTCTTCACACCGCTGTGGAGCGCCCTGGTGGCTCTTTTCAG GAGGGTCCATAGGGAAAGGGAACAGGCCTTTGAGACCAGTATGAAGCTGTACCGGGATGTTTCACCTGGAGATGTTGGTGTTCCTTTCAAACTGTTCCCTGAAGAATCTGACTCGCGGCAGGTTTCCTACCCGTACGAGTCTGCCGTTCAGGAGCTTAAGCTTCTGCTCAAAGACTGCTGTCCACAGAGGAAGTTGGAATGTATTG TTAGGACATTACGGCTGATCTGTGCCTGCGCTGAGAATTACAGGTGTCTTCATGAGGTGGACTCTACACCAAAAACAGCCGCCAT CGGTGCAGATGACCTGTTGCCCATCCTGTCCTTTGTGGCTCTGCGGTGCCAGTGTCCTCAGCTGGTGTCTGAATGCGCTGCTTTGGAGGAGTTCATTCATGAAGG CTATTTGATAGGAGAGGAAGGCTACTGTCTGACCTCCATGCAGAGTGCCTTGGCCTATGTTGAGTCATTGCACACTGGAGGAACACTTCTCCCTGCAGACAAAATCTTATGA